A window of Halobacillus naozhouensis genomic DNA:
AGGCGCTTATATTCTTTGGGGATTCCTCCCAATATATTGGAAATTACTTGAGCAGCTCCCCGCTTTTGAAATTTTGGCCAACAGGATCGTCTGGTCTTTCGTGTTTATGCTTGCCGTCGTTATCACTCTTAAAAAATGGAAGCCACTTCTCGCTGAAACAAAACGAGTTTGGGCGAACAAACGGAGTCTAATCGGGATAACACTCGCTTCGTTCACCATCAGCACTAACTGGCTCACCTACATATGGGCCGTAAACAATGACCACGTAGTGGAAGCAAGTCTCGGTTATTATATCAATCCGTTGGTCAGCATTCTTCTAGGCATGATCGTGCTGAAAGAGACTTTTTCTAAATCGCAGTGGCTCGCCTTTATGTTAGCCGCAGGCGGTGTGCTCTATATGACTGTCCACTTCGGTTCAGTGCCCTGGGTAGCCTTGTTGCTCGCTTTAAGCTTTGGTACTTACGGTTTGCTTAAGAAACTCGTTCCATTAAATGCTATGTTCGGACTTACCATCGAAACATTGATTGTCACTCCAATAGCTTTGATTTATCTTATGAATTCACAAGGCAGCCCCCCTGATATTGAATGGGTATCTGTAACATCGCTTCTTATTGTAGGGTCGGGGATCGCAACTGCCATTCCGCTATTACTGTTTGCCGCAGGAGCTACACGGATTCCCTTGTCTATGGTTGGCTTCTTACAGTATTTTGCCCCAACTATCATGCTGTTTCTTGGCGTTTTTCTTTATGATGAACCCTTTACAAGAGTGCATGTAGTATCGTTCACCCTGATCTGGGCGGGCCTTGCTGTCTACACGGTTTCCAGAATGAAACGGCTGCGAAAATATGAAGCGGCCGCTTAAAAGTAATTAGATTGATGAGCCCCGGCAGTTTAAGGTCGGGGCTCTTCCGTGTCCGCTTAATGATAGTAGATGTTACTTAGAATATGCGCAGCTGCATCTTGACCGGATAGGAACGCACTTTCAAACCTAGTTCTCCCTGCTTGATCATCCGGACGAAGAAACGCATCACCTGCCACTAACCACTTTCCTTGAGGATCTATGTTCAGAAAAGAATTAGCGTGAGTCGTGGCGGCCTGCGCACAGGACCAGGTCTTCAGCCGCTCTGAAACAAGATTTTGAAAATCTAAATAGGGTGAAGTCTTCTTTTTCATAACTTCAAGAACAGTATCTTCACTCTCATGTGACGCCGACCAATCAGCCGTCATATAGACACTAACCAGCGATGTGTTGGAAATACCCTTCTTTTGGTGGTCAACAATTCGTTCTACATCATCAGGTAGCTGTTTATCTATATGGCCATTTTCCGCAATGGGAGCTGGCTGATCAAACTGAAAGACTCCCACATAGGTAGGTTGGAACTCGAGATTTGTTAGCGTCTTATATACTGAGGCCTCTAGGTTGACTGAGCTGTTGTCCATCAGATTGACCGTTTGAGGGGCAGGCATTGTGAATAATATCCGCTTACTTTTGTAAGATTTACCGTCTGTTTCATATAATACAAAATCGTTGTCTTGATCCTCAATTGTAGTGATCGTTGTTGAAGTTACAGGATTCAAACCTTCCGATAAGCGTGATGCGAATGATCCCATACCATCAACTGACGTATAACGCGGATAGTCCTCCCCGAACCAGCGCCTCACCCAGCCTTTGGCCAGCCACCCCTGAACTTCACGCTGCAGTTCTTTTGTCCGGACTGTGAAAAATTGGGCTCCAAAATCTGCCGTTCCTTCAGCTGTAACGGAAGTCGCCAGCCTCCCCCCTACTTCAGGTTCTTTTTCCAGCAGCAACACGTTATTCCCCGCTTGTTTCAGCTTTTGTGCTGCAACAATTCCAGATATCCCTGCACCGATGATCGCTACATCGTACTTTTGCAAAATGGGTGCCCTCCTTTATATTCATGTCTGACTATACCCGATTCTTTGATTCTTCTACCTCTTCTATTCATATGAACTGCTTCATTAATTCTGACGCTGTTTCCTGAATTTACTGCTCCTGTGCGCCGATAAAAAGGCACCTCCCCAAATGAAGTGGGAGGTGCCTTTTTTACCAAATTTAAACTTTTTTCTTACGGAACTTACTTAATCCTTCATAAGCAAGCGGTACAATCAGCAATGTTAGCAATGTTGAGCTGGTTAATCCGCCGATGACGGTAATTCCTAATCCTTTACTGATAATTGATCCGCCCTCAAATCCTAACGCGAGCGGCAAGAGAGCTCCAATAGTAGCCAGTGCTGTCATTAGTATTGGCCGTAATCGTGTCATACCGGCGTCTAATAACGCCTCTCTTGTCGTAAAGCCTTCTTTTTCTTTATGAATTACTCGGTCAATTAAAACAATGGCATTCGTTACGACAATGCCGATTAGCATAAGAGCACCGATCATTGCGGAAATGCTAATGGTTTCCCCACTGATGAGCAATCCTAGAACTGCCCCGATAATCGTAAATGGCAGCGAGAAAAGGATCGCAAATGGTGCCAGCGCCCCGCCAAAGAAGATAACGAGTACGAGATAGACGATCGCAATTGCGGCAAGCATGGCTAAACCAAGCTGTGTAAATGACTCTTGAATATCTTGTGTCACACCGCCCATCGTCACTTCTAAGCCGGACGAAAGGTCAAGCTCGTCAATTTCACTTTGAACATCAGCCGATACGGATCCAATATCGTCAGTTGTGATTTTCGCACTGACGCTTGCATACACACGACCATCTTTCCTTGTAATGGTATCAGCTGTTGTTCCTTCTTCTACTTCTACAACTTCACTG
This region includes:
- the rarD gene encoding EamA family transporter RarD; the encoded protein is MADENKLGVLYTAGAYILWGFLPIYWKLLEQLPAFEILANRIVWSFVFMLAVVITLKKWKPLLAETKRVWANKRSLIGITLASFTISTNWLTYIWAVNNDHVVEASLGYYINPLVSILLGMIVLKETFSKSQWLAFMLAAGGVLYMTVHFGSVPWVALLLALSFGTYGLLKKLVPLNAMFGLTIETLIVTPIALIYLMNSQGSPPDIEWVSVTSLLIVGSGIATAIPLLLFAAGATRIPLSMVGFLQYFAPTIMLFLGVFLYDEPFTRVHVVSFTLIWAGLAVYTVSRMKRLRKYEAAA
- a CDS encoding NAD(P)/FAD-dependent oxidoreductase, translated to MQKYDVAIIGAGISGIVAAQKLKQAGNNVLLLEKEPEVGGRLATSVTAEGTADFGAQFFTVRTKELQREVQGWLAKGWVRRWFGEDYPRYTSVDGMGSFASRLSEGLNPVTSTTITTIEDQDNDFVLYETDGKSYKSKRILFTMPAPQTVNLMDNSSVNLEASVYKTLTNLEFQPTYVGVFQFDQPAPIAENGHIDKQLPDDVERIVDHQKKGISNTSLVSVYMTADWSASHESEDTVLEVMKKKTSPYLDFQNLVSERLKTWSCAQAATTHANSFLNIDPQGKWLVAGDAFLRPDDQAGRTRFESAFLSGQDAAAHILSNIYYH